Proteins encoded within one genomic window of Gloeobacter kilaueensis JS1:
- a CDS encoding efflux RND transporter permease subunit — protein MNWNISAWSIRNPVPTLVLFLVITLAGAVSFAGLGIDLDPNTDAPMVGVTISQLGAAPTELETQVTRKVEQAVSSIGNIKHIYSTVSDGSSFTRVEFILGTSIDRATNDVRDAVSKIRSSLPQSIDEPVVQRFDSNNEPFIGYTLSSTRRSAVELSWVAENTIARELLTVPGVSQVLHFGLQREVRVQLDPLRLKALGVTADQVHAQIRALNIDLPGGRGEVGTTEQAIRTLGSAATVEQLRTTRIALPDGRYANLETLGTIVDGTAEQRWLAFFDGRPAVVFQVVRASGTNLVAVEQAVRNRVAEIQKSLPADTRIEMLWTTGTFVRESYDASVEAVLLGAGLAIVVIWLFLRDWRSTLIAALAIPLSVVPTFAVMYLAGFTLNNMTLLALALVIGILVDDAIVELENISRHIGMGKTPFEAAIEAADEIGLAVVATTFAIVAVFLPVAFMDGIQGQYFRQFGWTVAAAVLFSLVVARMLTPLMAAYLLKPHHQPSGRSVLMRLYDAVLRRALRYRLLTLALAIAFFVGSLLLIPLLPTSFIGPVDQGQSSLEVELPPGSSIATTRRAILQLSALVQKNPDVEHIYARAGAIGAQAGQVNVGRLVIPLKPRDQRPHSQQEFEALMRPVLNSVPGVRLSFSGWGGKALQIVLTGDNPIELNRAARDLTDQMRTLPELVDISSSAALLRPEITVRPNLARAAEQGVSVQAIARTAQMATLGDNEANLPKFTLPSRQINIRVQLDPAFRTDLEAIGDLQVTGNDGRLVPLKAVATVRMGSGAVQFERYDRARQVLIGANLAPGVNLGPALQKVHQLPVLRNLPASVTEKLAGDAENQRDVFNGFGGAIAAAILLIWAVLALLFGGFLQPLTIMMSLPLSLGGALIGLLVFQKSLGLYTLIGIVMLMGLVTKNAILLVEYCLVAMQNGQTRSEAIRSAGEARMRPILMTTVAMIAGMLPIALGIGAGSEARSPMAVAVVGGLLTSSLLTLVVVPVVFTYIDDLQNGLWRLLLGRRGEMAAPETSEQVPSAAAQAAQQE, from the coding sequence ATGAACTGGAACATCTCGGCCTGGTCCATCCGCAATCCCGTCCCGACGCTGGTGTTGTTTTTGGTGATCACCCTGGCCGGAGCCGTCTCCTTTGCCGGGCTCGGCATCGACCTCGATCCGAACACCGACGCACCGATGGTGGGAGTGACGATCAGCCAGCTCGGCGCAGCCCCGACAGAACTGGAGACCCAGGTCACGCGCAAAGTCGAGCAGGCAGTTTCAAGTATCGGCAACATCAAGCACATCTACTCGACGGTGAGCGACGGCAGTTCGTTTACGCGGGTCGAATTTATTCTGGGCACCAGCATCGACCGGGCGACCAACGACGTGCGCGACGCGGTGAGCAAGATCCGTTCTTCGCTGCCCCAGAGCATCGATGAGCCGGTGGTCCAGCGCTTCGACTCCAACAACGAGCCATTTATCGGTTACACCCTCTCTTCGACTCGCCGCTCCGCCGTCGAATTGAGCTGGGTGGCCGAAAACACAATCGCCCGCGAACTGTTGACGGTGCCCGGCGTCTCCCAGGTGCTGCACTTTGGCCTGCAACGCGAGGTGCGCGTCCAGCTCGATCCATTGCGCCTCAAGGCTCTAGGTGTCACCGCCGATCAGGTCCACGCCCAGATTCGCGCCCTCAACATCGATCTGCCCGGTGGCCGGGGAGAAGTAGGCACCACCGAGCAGGCGATCCGCACCCTGGGCAGTGCCGCCACGGTCGAACAGTTGCGCACCACCCGCATCGCCCTGCCGGATGGCCGCTACGCCAACCTTGAGACCCTGGGCACGATCGTCGATGGCACCGCCGAGCAGCGCTGGCTCGCCTTCTTCGATGGCCGTCCTGCCGTCGTCTTTCAGGTCGTGCGCGCCAGCGGCACCAACCTCGTCGCCGTCGAGCAGGCGGTGCGCAACCGGGTAGCCGAGATTCAAAAAAGCCTCCCTGCCGATACCCGCATCGAGATGCTCTGGACCACCGGCACCTTTGTGCGCGAGTCCTACGACGCCTCGGTGGAGGCGGTGCTGCTGGGAGCGGGCCTCGCCATCGTCGTCATCTGGCTCTTTTTGCGCGACTGGCGATCGACGCTCATCGCCGCGCTGGCCATCCCGCTTTCAGTGGTGCCCACTTTTGCAGTCATGTACCTGGCGGGCTTTACCCTCAACAACATGACCCTGCTGGCGCTGGCGCTGGTAATTGGCATTCTGGTAGACGATGCGATCGTCGAGCTTGAAAATATCTCCCGCCACATCGGCATGGGCAAGACGCCCTTTGAGGCGGCGATCGAGGCGGCGGACGAGATTGGCCTGGCGGTGGTGGCGACGACCTTTGCAATTGTGGCGGTCTTCTTGCCGGTTGCCTTTATGGACGGCATTCAGGGGCAGTACTTCCGGCAGTTTGGCTGGACGGTCGCAGCGGCGGTGCTCTTTTCCCTCGTGGTGGCCCGGATGCTCACCCCACTCATGGCCGCTTATCTACTCAAGCCCCACCACCAGCCCTCTGGGCGATCGGTGCTGATGCGCCTCTACGACGCCGTTCTCAGGCGCGCCCTCCGCTACCGGCTCCTCACCCTCGCTCTGGCGATTGCCTTCTTTGTGGGCAGCTTGTTGCTCATCCCGCTATTGCCTACGTCTTTTATCGGGCCGGTCGATCAGGGCCAGAGCAGCCTGGAAGTGGAGCTGCCGCCGGGTTCGAGCATCGCCACCACCCGCCGGGCGATCCTGCAACTGAGTGCGCTGGTGCAAAAAAACCCGGATGTCGAGCACATCTACGCCCGCGCCGGGGCGATCGGCGCGCAGGCCGGTCAGGTCAACGTCGGTCGGCTGGTGATCCCCCTCAAACCCCGCGACCAGCGCCCCCACTCCCAGCAAGAATTTGAAGCGCTGATGCGGCCTGTGCTCAATTCGGTGCCGGGGGTACGGCTGTCTTTTTCGGGCTGGGGCGGCAAGGCGCTGCAGATTGTTCTGACCGGCGACAATCCGATCGAATTGAACCGGGCTGCCCGCGACCTTACCGACCAGATGCGCACGTTGCCCGAACTGGTCGATATCAGCTCCAGCGCCGCCCTGCTGCGCCCCGAGATCACCGTGCGGCCCAACCTGGCCCGCGCCGCCGAGCAGGGCGTCTCGGTACAGGCGATCGCCCGCACTGCCCAGATGGCGACCCTGGGGGACAACGAGGCCAACCTGCCCAAGTTCACCCTGCCCAGCCGCCAGATCAATATCCGCGTCCAGCTCGACCCGGCCTTCCGCACCGACCTCGAAGCGATCGGCGATCTGCAGGTGACAGGCAACGATGGCCGCCTCGTTCCCCTCAAGGCGGTCGCGACTGTGCGCATGGGCAGTGGTGCCGTCCAGTTCGAGCGCTACGACCGGGCCCGCCAGGTGCTCATCGGTGCCAACCTTGCCCCCGGCGTCAACCTGGGTCCCGCCCTGCAAAAAGTTCATCAACTGCCCGTACTGCGCAATTTGCCTGCGAGCGTCACCGAAAAACTGGCAGGCGACGCCGAGAACCAGCGCGACGTGTTCAATGGCTTCGGTGGGGCGATTGCCGCCGCCATCCTGCTTATCTGGGCGGTGCTGGCACTGTTGTTCGGTGGCTTTTTGCAGCCGCTCACGATCATGATGTCGCTGCCGCTGTCGCTGGGCGGGGCGCTTATCGGTCTACTCGTCTTTCAAAAATCCCTGGGCCTTTACACCCTCATCGGTATCGTCATGCTCATGGGCCTGGTGACCAAAAATGCGATCTTGCTGGTCGAGTACTGCCTGGTGGCGATGCAGAACGGCCAGACCCGCAGCGAGGCGATCCGTTCTGCCGGGGAGGCGCGGATGCGGCCCATCTTGATGACCACGGTCGCGATGATTGCCGGAATGCTGCCCATCGCCCTCGGGATCGGTGCCGGTTCGGAGGCGCGCTCGCCCATGGCCGTCGCCGTCGTCGGTGGCCTGCTCACCTCGTCGTTGCTGACGCTGGTGGTCGTGCCCGTCGTCTTTACCTACATCGACGATCTGCAGAATGGGCTCTGGCGCTTGCTCCTGGGCCGCCGGGGCGAGATGGCTGCACCAGAAACCTCCGAGCAGGTACCGTCCGCCGCTGCCCAGGCCGCCCAGCAGGAATAG
- a CDS encoding alkaline phosphatase family protein: MAGAGAFKKNNLAAWLAAALTVAGPVAAQPQPHNVVLFVVDGLRPTAVNPVDSPRLYRFARRGVRFANSHSLFPTFTTPNATALATGHYLGDTGDFSNTIFRGLDGPAGQTVVPFIENDGVLASLNQQFTGNFTGETSLLAAARTKGFSTAAVGKLGPVLIQDLTGAGEPGTIVFDDTTGSTGGVPIDPQVLERLQQNSLPAVAPARGLNGKGGDSKTPGTALPNTVQQHYFIDVTTQVLLPLFRERQKPFVLVYWSRDPDGTQHNQGDSLNQLRPGINGPTSRAAIHNADSNLAQLLAGLRLLNLEATTDVVVVSDHGFSTVSKQDSKSYAAQQRYPDVPPGFVPPGFVAIDLAHELQLPLFDADSQNAPVDAQKGQHPFLGNAVIGSDPASPAIVVAANGGSDLLYFPDAPDRPQKLKQAVDFLLKQDYVSGLFVDDSLGVPPGALPLSAVNLKGTARTPTPSIVVNFRSFSTGCRNERACAAVIADTRLQQGQGIHGSFSRADTFNYMAASGPDFRRQFIDRAPASNADIQVTLARLLGLDIPSRGELTGRVLGEALAGGAPVPVSSGTLRSKPGIEGRVTLLQYQQVGKTRYFDAAGFAGRTLGLKQGR, from the coding sequence ATGGCAGGCGCGGGAGCTTTCAAGAAAAACAATCTGGCAGCCTGGCTGGCAGCGGCATTGACAGTGGCAGGACCGGTGGCTGCCCAGCCCCAGCCCCACAACGTCGTGCTCTTTGTGGTCGATGGCTTGAGGCCGACTGCCGTCAACCCGGTCGATAGCCCGAGGCTCTATCGCTTTGCCCGCAGGGGTGTACGCTTTGCCAACAGCCATTCGCTGTTTCCGACTTTTACGACCCCGAACGCCACAGCCCTGGCCACCGGCCACTACCTGGGCGACACGGGCGATTTTAGCAACACGATCTTTCGGGGGCTGGACGGGCCAGCCGGGCAGACGGTCGTGCCCTTCATCGAAAACGATGGGGTGCTCGCCAGCTTGAATCAGCAATTTACGGGCAACTTTACAGGCGAAACGAGCCTGCTCGCAGCGGCGCGCACAAAAGGTTTCAGCACCGCCGCCGTGGGCAAACTGGGTCCGGTCCTGATTCAAGATCTCACAGGAGCTGGTGAACCTGGGACGATCGTTTTTGACGATACGACCGGCAGTACAGGCGGCGTGCCGATCGATCCCCAGGTGCTCGAACGGCTCCAGCAAAATAGCCTTCCTGCCGTCGCTCCCGCTCGGGGCTTGAACGGCAAGGGCGGCGACAGCAAGACACCGGGCACTGCCCTGCCCAACACGGTCCAGCAGCACTACTTCATCGATGTCACCACCCAGGTGTTGCTGCCGCTATTTAGAGAGCGCCAGAAACCGTTCGTGCTCGTCTACTGGTCGCGGGATCCGGACGGCACCCAGCACAACCAGGGCGACAGCCTCAACCAGTTGCGCCCCGGCATCAACGGTCCCACCTCCCGCGCCGCCATCCACAACGCCGACAGCAACCTTGCCCAACTGCTCGCCGGGCTGCGCCTGCTCAATCTGGAGGCGACCACCGATGTCGTCGTCGTCTCCGATCACGGTTTTTCGACGGTGAGCAAGCAAGACAGCAAGAGCTACGCCGCCCAGCAGCGCTACCCCGATGTGCCGCCGGGATTTGTCCCGCCCGGCTTTGTGGCGATCGACCTGGCCCACGAGCTTCAACTGCCGCTTTTTGACGCCGACAGCCAGAATGCTCCCGTCGATGCCCAAAAAGGCCAGCATCCTTTTTTGGGCAACGCCGTCATCGGCAGCGATCCGGCCTCCCCGGCGATCGTGGTCGCAGCCAACGGCGGCTCCGATCTGCTCTACTTTCCCGATGCGCCCGATCGCCCCCAGAAGTTAAAGCAGGCGGTCGATTTTTTGCTCAAGCAGGACTACGTGAGCGGCCTGTTCGTCGATGACAGCCTGGGCGTGCCACCCGGAGCACTCCCCCTCAGCGCCGTCAACTTAAAAGGCACGGCGCGCACCCCGACTCCGTCGATCGTCGTCAACTTCCGCTCCTTCAGCACCGGTTGCCGCAACGAGCGCGCCTGTGCGGCGGTCATCGCAGACACGCGCCTGCAGCAGGGCCAGGGCATCCACGGCAGCTTCAGCCGCGCCGACACCTTCAACTACATGGCAGCGAGCGGGCCCGATTTCCGCCGCCAGTTCATCGACCGCGCTCCGGCGAGCAACGCCGATATTCAAGTGACGCTCGCCCGTCTATTGGGTCTTGATATCCCGAGCCGGGGCGAACTCACTGGGCGAGTGCTGGGCGAAGCACTGGCAGGTGGTGCCCCCGTACCGGTCAGCTCCGGCACCCTGCGCTCGAAACCTGGAATAGAAGGCCGCGTCACCCTCCTGCAGTACCAGCAGGTGGGCAAGACCCGCTACTTCGACGCTGCCGGCTTCGCAGGCCGCACCCTGGGGCTCAAACAAGGCCGCTGA
- a CDS encoding Uma2 family endonuclease, whose product MRANWGDFLALADDPALQKAKFYYHQGWIRIEMSPVGRAHAEDNYLIAQIISIYAFSRGLDLQGLTNISLRKTGEQEAQPDLAYYLMGGQPDAYSNSPIDLDNAPAPALVLEVAATSLQDDLTIKRELYGQLGIQEYWIVDSNAARVLLFGTVAESQSLEPIESSSLLPGLSAAVLTEALRIGRQQGQAAAMRFVLNLSD is encoded by the coding sequence GTGCGCGCCAATTGGGGCGACTTTCTTGCTCTGGCTGACGATCCTGCCCTTCAAAAAGCGAAGTTCTACTATCACCAGGGCTGGATACGCATTGAGATGTCACCCGTTGGCCGCGCCCACGCAGAAGACAACTATCTCATCGCCCAGATCATCAGCATCTATGCTTTCAGCCGGGGGCTCGACCTGCAGGGCCTGACCAATATCAGCCTTAGAAAAACGGGTGAGCAAGAAGCCCAGCCGGATCTGGCCTACTACCTGATGGGAGGACAACCGGACGCTTACTCCAACAGCCCGATCGATCTCGACAATGCCCCCGCTCCAGCTCTGGTCCTGGAAGTCGCAGCCACCAGCTTGCAGGACGATCTGACAATTAAGCGCGAATTGTACGGCCAGTTAGGGATACAAGAGTACTGGATAGTCGATAGCAACGCTGCTCGGGTACTGCTTTTTGGCACAGTTGCCGAGAGTCAATCCCTGGAGCCGATAGAAAGCTCTAGCTTGCTGCCGGGATTGAGCGCAGCCGTCCTGACAGAGGCGCTGCGGATCGGACGGCAGCAAGGGCAGGCAGCGGCGATGCGCTTCGTTCTAAACCTGTCCGATTGA
- a CDS encoding sulfonate ABC transporter substrate-binding protein: MPNIQCGGFIGQVWAVLARSVLALGIALGLAGCSVQAGTQVAARSQGERVVRIGYQKTGEIIRLQGKLQKRLAAVGAKVEWAEFTAGPPLLEALSAGGLDFGATGDTPPIFAQAAGAPLVYVAATEPSPRGRAILVHKSSHIRTVRDLRGKKVAVQKASGAHYLLVQVLERAGLHWSDIKPVYLAPAEARVAFASHSVDAWAIWDPFYAVAEEQPDVRVLIDGEGITTQGSRYLASRDFALRNPDLLRVVLDEYRQVNRWIDEHPHEAALLAARSQGLPVSTLERTFRRRREALVPLDAHFVSEQQKVADTFWRLKLLPRPVNIREALLDSKQYAASAGSP; the protein is encoded by the coding sequence ATGCCGAATATTCAGTGTGGTGGGTTCATCGGGCAGGTGTGGGCGGTCCTGGCGCGCTCTGTTTTAGCGCTGGGGATCGCCCTGGGACTGGCCGGTTGCAGCGTCCAGGCCGGTACCCAGGTGGCGGCGCGCAGCCAGGGGGAACGGGTGGTGCGCATCGGGTATCAAAAGACCGGCGAAATCATCCGGCTGCAGGGCAAGCTCCAAAAACGGCTGGCGGCGGTGGGGGCAAAAGTCGAGTGGGCAGAATTTACCGCCGGGCCACCGCTTCTGGAGGCATTGAGCGCGGGCGGCCTCGATTTTGGTGCGACCGGCGACACGCCGCCTATCTTTGCCCAGGCGGCGGGTGCGCCCCTGGTCTACGTGGCGGCAACTGAACCGAGCCCGCGTGGGCGGGCGATCCTGGTTCATAAAAGCAGCCACATCCGCACCGTTCGGGATCTGCGTGGCAAGAAAGTGGCCGTCCAGAAGGCTTCCGGAGCGCACTATCTGCTGGTGCAGGTGTTAGAGCGAGCGGGGCTTCACTGGAGCGACATCAAGCCGGTTTATCTTGCTCCGGCAGAAGCCAGGGTGGCCTTTGCCAGCCATAGCGTCGATGCCTGGGCAATCTGGGATCCGTTTTATGCCGTGGCCGAGGAACAGCCGGATGTGCGGGTACTCATCGACGGCGAGGGGATCACCACCCAGGGGAGCCGCTACCTGGCTTCGCGGGATTTTGCCCTGCGCAATCCCGATCTGTTGCGCGTCGTGCTCGACGAGTACCGGCAGGTCAACCGCTGGATCGACGAACATCCCCACGAGGCAGCCCTGCTCGCTGCCAGGAGCCAGGGGCTGCCGGTCTCGACCCTTGAGCGGACCTTCCGCCGCCGCCGCGAGGCGCTCGTACCGCTCGACGCCCACTTTGTCAGCGAACAGCAAAAAGTGGCGGACACCTTCTGGCGGCTCAAACTGCTCCCCCGGCCCGTGAACATTCGTGAGGCGCTGCTCGATTCAAAGCAGTACGCCGCCTCTGCCGGATCACCTTAG
- the ssuD gene encoding FMNH2-dependent alkanesulfonate monooxygenase → MEVFWYLPTQGDQRYLGSAIGEREPSYPYLRQIAQAADQLGFGGMLIGTGQKQDTWVVATALMTETQRLRFLLAIRPSIMSPALSVRMAATFDRISGGRILLNIVTGGSAVEAAKDGVFLDHDERYALTDEFLTIWRALMRGEEVHFQGKHLRIEGGKLGFAPVQRPYPPLYFGGSSAAALEVAARHVDVYLSWGEPPDQVALKIAQVRRLAAACGRTVRFGIRLHVIVRETTQQAWDAANDLIRYLDDEQIAASQQAFARSDSEGQRRMLQLHRGRRDALEVAPNLWAGVGLVRGGAGTALVGDADTVARRMYEYADLGIETFIFSGYPHLEEAYRVAELLFPRLPLKEPPQPERQPVVREGAV, encoded by the coding sequence ATGGAAGTGTTCTGGTACCTGCCGACCCAGGGCGACCAGCGCTATCTAGGAAGCGCCATCGGTGAACGGGAGCCGAGCTATCCGTACCTGCGCCAGATCGCCCAGGCCGCTGACCAGTTGGGCTTTGGCGGAATGCTCATCGGCACCGGCCAGAAGCAGGACACCTGGGTGGTGGCGACCGCTCTGATGACCGAGACGCAGCGGCTGCGCTTTTTGCTCGCCATCCGGCCCTCGATCATGTCACCGGCGCTGTCGGTGCGGATGGCGGCCACCTTCGACCGCATTTCCGGTGGTCGGATCTTGCTCAATATCGTCACCGGCGGCAGCGCCGTCGAGGCGGCCAAAGACGGTGTCTTTCTCGATCACGACGAGCGCTACGCGCTGACGGACGAATTTTTGACGATCTGGCGGGCGCTGATGCGGGGCGAGGAGGTGCATTTTCAGGGCAAGCACCTGCGCATCGAGGGGGGCAAACTCGGCTTTGCTCCTGTACAGCGGCCTTACCCGCCCCTGTACTTCGGCGGCTCCTCCGCTGCCGCCCTGGAGGTGGCTGCCAGGCACGTCGATGTCTATCTGAGTTGGGGAGAACCCCCTGATCAAGTAGCGCTCAAGATTGCCCAGGTGCGTCGCCTGGCGGCAGCCTGCGGTCGGACGGTGCGCTTCGGCATCCGCCTGCACGTCATCGTGCGCGAGACGACCCAGCAAGCCTGGGACGCCGCCAACGACCTGATCCGCTACCTCGACGACGAGCAGATCGCCGCTTCCCAGCAGGCGTTTGCCCGCTCCGACTCCGAAGGCCAGAGGCGGATGCTGCAGTTGCACCGGGGGCGGCGCGACGCCCTCGAAGTTGCCCCCAACCTCTGGGCAGGGGTCGGGCTGGTGCGGGGCGGGGCCGGGACGGCGCTGGTGGGCGATGCCGATACGGTTGCCCGGCGGATGTACGAGTACGCCGATCTGGGCATCGAGACGTTTATCTTTTCGGGCTATCCCCACCTGGAAGAAGCCTACCGGGTGGCCGAGTTGCTCTTTCCCCGGCTGCCGCTCAAAGAACCGCCCCAGCCCGAGCGCCAGCCGGTGGTGCGCGAGGGAGCGGTCTAG
- a CDS encoding TonB-dependent receptor, with product MGVFLKFRLPLFLAMGLLVPWEAAQGQPPLRLGDLRTLDTGSAADLKERPAAWNWTEPVIKQAAAPPDGAQSSEPVADLPDEEGAGDLLDEVAVTATRRPVRQRDTTATTYSVRQEDFRAVGATTASDALQLVPGFQAVPSFGGIRIGGIFLRGFDDSRFQLLRDGLLLNRSSSGAADLVAVQLVDLERIEVVTGGATLRYGSGAVGGVINLITETPKGQPRLRFSYETGSYGFSRYTAKFGGDDTFNYNLTYGGIVAFNDYPFSYTLPNQALFYGPTSNPAAQAPAAINPAGYPNGQNSFGLGGAAAADPANRGPIDLYGFLKPEVGPPIKVQGVADAAQAASDNYSAKLTFKPDPFNKLTLRLDQQNRFYLQTPSTFGNSFPVCQGGPSAAANPTLNGDQFFPVDEFGNPLSCDQQRYTVATPSSVQAGGPYPYNIALGSGAVFPTGQAYPLAEASTQGGPRAFQRIHTSQTQAALYWDHEISPTTSLNSYAYFLRLAGNQFTPDPFYYNTNLQQSLGTSAIPGLPGQRTAPPNAQPAYENGRFEIQTALNTKLSPGQDLSFGLNFLEDRSYQQRSGGRTFFDKAIARYAAFLIDDISFSDQLKANIGLRYTSNSAFGELLSPAAGVRYSPTSFLSLRANWSQVFNAPSLTNLFVAGAGVIPNPDLKPETGVTYDVGVDITPARNLGFRLTYFNTYLDGAIGTAVFRNPDPTSQFRFLSQTRNLDSRLASGIELTADWQLSDQWRLRAIWSNTDARNYGPPDSPDQSTYPYFYQYQDPNIPFNSVLVNAVYQNRGLLASLVGRYDSGKRRFNSLDFVPAWFSLDLNVELPIAPNFILTGSVFNLLDSQYEFRDGAPAPGTTFRLGGRVEIGG from the coding sequence ATGGGAGTGTTCTTAAAATTTCGTTTGCCTCTGTTTCTCGCTATGGGCCTGCTGGTGCCCTGGGAGGCCGCTCAGGGACAACCACCGCTGCGGCTGGGGGATCTAAGAACTCTAGATACAGGCAGCGCCGCCGATCTCAAGGAGCGCCCCGCCGCCTGGAACTGGACAGAACCGGTGATCAAGCAGGCGGCGGCTCCACCCGATGGGGCCCAGTCTTCTGAGCCCGTGGCCGATCTGCCCGACGAGGAGGGTGCGGGCGATCTGCTCGACGAAGTGGCGGTGACGGCAACCCGGAGGCCGGTGCGCCAGCGGGACACCACCGCCACGACTTATAGCGTCCGGCAAGAAGACTTCCGGGCCGTGGGGGCCACCACCGCCAGCGACGCTCTGCAACTGGTGCCGGGTTTTCAGGCGGTGCCTTCCTTTGGCGGTATACGCATCGGCGGCATCTTCCTGCGCGGCTTCGACGACTCGCGCTTTCAACTGCTGCGCGATGGACTGCTCTTAAACCGCTCCTCCAGCGGCGCAGCGGATCTGGTGGCCGTGCAACTGGTCGATCTCGAGCGCATCGAGGTGGTGACCGGTGGGGCGACGCTGCGCTACGGCTCCGGGGCGGTAGGAGGCGTGATCAACTTGATCACCGAGACGCCCAAAGGGCAACCCAGACTGCGCTTTAGCTACGAGACCGGCAGTTACGGCTTCAGCCGCTACACCGCCAAGTTCGGCGGCGACGACACCTTCAACTACAACCTCACCTACGGCGGCATCGTTGCTTTCAACGACTACCCCTTCAGCTACACCCTGCCCAACCAGGCACTCTTTTATGGGCCGACCAGCAACCCGGCGGCCCAGGCACCGGCGGCAATCAATCCGGCGGGCTACCCGAACGGCCAGAACTCCTTTGGCCTGGGCGGTGCGGCGGCTGCCGATCCGGCCAACCGTGGTCCTATCGACCTCTACGGCTTTCTCAAGCCCGAGGTCGGGCCACCCATCAAAGTCCAGGGCGTCGCCGACGCTGCCCAGGCAGCCAGCGACAACTACTCAGCCAAGCTCACCTTCAAACCCGACCCCTTCAACAAGCTGACCCTGCGGCTCGATCAGCAGAACCGTTTTTATTTGCAGACGCCCTCCACCTTCGGCAACAGTTTTCCGGTCTGCCAGGGAGGGCCATCGGCAGCAGCCAATCCGACCCTCAACGGCGATCAGTTCTTTCCGGTCGATGAATTCGGCAACCCCCTTTCCTGCGACCAGCAGCGCTACACCGTCGCTACCCCCAGCAGCGTCCAGGCAGGCGGTCCTTACCCCTACAACATTGCCCTCGGCAGCGGAGCGGTCTTTCCGACAGGCCAGGCGTACCCACTGGCGGAGGCCAGCACCCAGGGCGGGCCGCGCGCCTTCCAGCGCATTCATACTTCCCAGACCCAGGCGGCACTCTATTGGGACCACGAAATTTCTCCCACCACCTCGCTCAACAGCTACGCCTACTTTTTGCGCCTCGCAGGCAACCAGTTCACCCCCGATCCCTTCTACTACAACACCAACCTCCAGCAGAGCCTGGGAACGAGTGCCATCCCCGGCCTGCCCGGCCAGCGCACCGCCCCCCCCAACGCCCAGCCTGCCTACGAGAATGGCCGCTTCGAGATCCAGACGGCCCTCAACACCAAGCTCTCCCCCGGCCAGGATCTCTCCTTTGGGCTCAACTTTCTGGAGGACCGCTCCTACCAGCAACGAAGCGGTGGGCGTACGTTCTTCGACAAGGCGATTGCCCGCTACGCCGCCTTCTTGATCGACGACATCAGCTTCAGCGACCAGCTCAAGGCGAATATCGGCCTGCGCTACACCTCCAACTCCGCCTTCGGCGAGCTATTGAGCCCCGCCGCCGGTGTGCGCTATAGCCCGACCAGTTTTCTTTCGTTGCGGGCGAACTGGTCCCAGGTCTTTAACGCCCCCAGCCTCACCAACCTCTTCGTCGCCGGGGCGGGCGTGATCCCCAACCCCGATCTCAAACCCGAGACCGGCGTCACCTACGATGTCGGCGTCGATATCACCCCGGCGCGCAACCTGGGCTTTCGCCTCACCTACTTCAACACCTACCTGGACGGGGCGATCGGCACAGCGGTCTTCCGCAACCCCGATCCGACCTCGCAGTTTCGCTTTCTCTCGCAGACGCGCAACTTGGATAGCCGCCTCGCCTCTGGGATCGAACTGACCGCCGACTGGCAGCTGAGCGATCAGTGGCGTCTTAGAGCGATCTGGAGCAACACCGATGCGCGCAACTACGGTCCTCCCGACAGCCCCGATCAATCTACCTACCCCTACTTTTACCAGTATCAAGATCCAAACATTCCCTTCAACAGCGTCCTGGTTAACGCCGTCTACCAGAACCGGGGCCTGCTCGCCAGCCTGGTGGGCCGCTACGACAGTGGCAAGCGCCGCTTCAACTCCCTCGACTTTGTGCCCGCCTGGTTCAGCCTCGATCTCAACGTCGAGCTACCTATCGCTCCCAACTTCATCCTCACCGGCAGCGTCTTCAACCTGCTCGACAGTCAGTACGAATTTCGTGACGGTGCCCCGGCACCCGGCACTACCTTCCGCCTCGGCGGACGGGTCGAGATCGGCGGCTAG